A region from the Ptychodera flava strain L36383 chromosome 12, AS_Pfla_20210202, whole genome shotgun sequence genome encodes:
- the LOC139145093 gene encoding general transcription factor IIH subunit 3-like isoform X1: MAAEEETSLLVVIIDVNPVWWGQRKLKDENDLSFSQCIDSLLIFINSHLMLHHLNKVAVIASHTNRSQFLYPTREPSPSSQDVDESRYQNIPRDGKYEHFAKVDDTVFKEVKQLITGQEEELHSDTLLAGSLAMALCYIHRLEKEAAAGEKLKPRVLVIKAADDSASQYMDFMNIIFTAQKQNIVIDACILDKESGLLQQACDITGGIYLKILQRTGLLQYLLWVFLPPVKTRSKLALPPAIHVDYRAACFCHRTLIDIGYVCSVCLSIFCTFSPICTTCHTAFKFRGPPMRAKKKKKITAVENVI, encoded by the exons AGGAAGAAACAAGCTTGCTGGTTGTGATCATTGATGTCAATCCAGTTTGGTGGGGTCAGAGGAAATTGAAAGATGAAAATGAT TTATCATTCTCCCAGTGCATAGACAGCCTGTTGATTTTTATCAACTCACATCTAATGCTTCATCACCTGAACAAAGTTGCAGTCATAGCAAGCCATACAAATCGAAG TCAATTTCTATATCCAACGAGAGAGCCATCACCCAGCTCACAAGACGTAGATGAAAGCAGATACCAAAATATACCTAGAGATGGAAAATATGAGCATTTTGCAAAAGTGGATGACACAGTCTTCAAAGAAGTGAAACAGTTGATTACAG gacaagaagaagaattacaCTCAGACACATTACTGGCTGGTTCACTAGCCATGGCACTTTGCT ATATCCACAGGCTTGAAAAAGAAGCAGCTG CTGGAGAGAAACTGAAACCCAGAGTTTTG gtcatcaaagctGCAGATGACAGTGCATCACAGTACATGGATTTTATGAACATTATATTTACAGCACAGAAGCAG AATATTGTCATTGATGCCTGCATTCTAGATAAAGAGTCAGGGTTACTTCAACAG gCATGTGACATCACGGGAGGTATTTACTTAAAAATTCTACAAAGAACAGGACTACTTCAGTATCTTTTG TGGGTGTTTCTACCACCTGTCAAAACACGGAGCAAGCTAGCACTGCCTCCAGCCATACATGTTGACTACAGAGCTGCATGTTTCTGCCATAGAACTCTTATCGACATTGGATATGTCTGTTCTGTCTGCCTGTCAA TTTTCTGTACTTTCAGTCCAATATGTACAACATGTCA CACTGCCTTCAAATTCAGGGGACCCCCTATGAGggcaaagaaaaagaagaaaatcacAGCCGTGGAAAATGTGATATGA
- the LOC139145093 gene encoding general transcription factor IIH subunit 3-like isoform X2, producing MLHHLNKVAVIASHTNRSQFLYPTREPSPSSQDVDESRYQNIPRDGKYEHFAKVDDTVFKEVKQLITGQEEELHSDTLLAGSLAMALCYIHRLEKEAAAGEKLKPRVLVIKAADDSASQYMDFMNIIFTAQKQNIVIDACILDKESGLLQQACDITGGIYLKILQRTGLLQYLLWVFLPPVKTRSKLALPPAIHVDYRAACFCHRTLIDIGYVCSVCLSIFCTFSPICTTCHTAFKFRGPPMRAKKKKKITAVENVI from the exons ATGCTTCATCACCTGAACAAAGTTGCAGTCATAGCAAGCCATACAAATCGAAG TCAATTTCTATATCCAACGAGAGAGCCATCACCCAGCTCACAAGACGTAGATGAAAGCAGATACCAAAATATACCTAGAGATGGAAAATATGAGCATTTTGCAAAAGTGGATGACACAGTCTTCAAAGAAGTGAAACAGTTGATTACAG gacaagaagaagaattacaCTCAGACACATTACTGGCTGGTTCACTAGCCATGGCACTTTGCT ATATCCACAGGCTTGAAAAAGAAGCAGCTG CTGGAGAGAAACTGAAACCCAGAGTTTTG gtcatcaaagctGCAGATGACAGTGCATCACAGTACATGGATTTTATGAACATTATATTTACAGCACAGAAGCAG AATATTGTCATTGATGCCTGCATTCTAGATAAAGAGTCAGGGTTACTTCAACAG gCATGTGACATCACGGGAGGTATTTACTTAAAAATTCTACAAAGAACAGGACTACTTCAGTATCTTTTG TGGGTGTTTCTACCACCTGTCAAAACACGGAGCAAGCTAGCACTGCCTCCAGCCATACATGTTGACTACAGAGCTGCATGTTTCTGCCATAGAACTCTTATCGACATTGGATATGTCTGTTCTGTCTGCCTGTCAA TTTTCTGTACTTTCAGTCCAATATGTACAACATGTCA CACTGCCTTCAAATTCAGGGGACCCCCTATGAGggcaaagaaaaagaagaaaatcacAGCCGTGGAAAATGTGATATGA
- the LOC139145098 gene encoding golgin subfamily A member 6-like protein 26 yields the protein MDIFILTAAFVCFAISFCTTLRWYTSSRISSELRAQRTRYESDLRLADQRLSETQQELQHSRRSFEQLLEAAEEKHGKALEQLQQAIADCDDLKEQVRKRDEQLVDERRKRKALEFDHRRALRWNQIIFQVKDVAEAECRIEKLNKMKQEKENLQQQLDHMRWDLLEVQEKLQDSVDRQQNFRDLYQRARDENCYLTDQLHRTSQQEESLKNQQAELLQTISDSSCQVEELSKNLKSSQEEVRDMKVRIEKQSEEVDRLEKELVAEGKREETLRNMLTNGTNYEEYLKKKLRMSRATCKDMRDKWMKEAAQNYSHHDCYTAIRRDMQNLKLDNREKGEKIRQLERRLRSLEEKKCVECPRLSYQLRHCRRKMFAAQRQAAQQKCYTSLVHSFLHVFLLPYYVLLFAASTMRECYFVVTR from the exons ATGGACATTTTCATCTTGACGGCAGCTTTCGTCTGTTTTGCGATAAGTTTTTGTACAACCTTGCGATGGTACACCTCATCCCGGATTTCCAGTGAGCTCCGAG CCCAAAGAACGCGATATGAAAGCGACCTTCGGCTTGCCGATCAGAGGCTGAGCGAGACCCAGCAAGAATTGCAGCATTCTAGAAGAAGTTTTGAACAACTACTGGAAGCAGCAGAAGAGAAGCATGGTAAAG CTCTCGAGCAATTACAACAAGCCATCGCTGATTGTGATGATCTGAAAGAACAGGTTCGAAAGAGGGATGAACAGTTGGTCGACGAACGACGGAAGAGGAAGGCTTTGGAGTTCGATCACAGGAGGGCGCTGAGATGGAACCAGATCATCTTTCAGGTAAAAGACGTCGCCGAGGCTGAATGCCGCATtgaaaagctgaataaaatgaaacaagaGAAAGAAAATCTGCAGCAGCAGTTGGACCATATGAGATGGGATCTCCTGGAAGTACAAGAGAAACTGCAAGATAGTGTTGATAGGcaacaaaatttcagagatcTGTATCAGCGTGCCCGGGACGAAAATTGTTATTTAACCGACCAATTGCATCGAACGTCTCAACAGGAAGAAAGCTTGAAGAACCAGCAGGCTGAATTGTTACAAACGATTTCAGACAGTTCATGTCAG GTCGAAGAGCTCTCAAAGAACCTGAAATCAAGCCAAGAAGAAGTTAGGGACATGAAGGTTCGGATCGAGAAGCAATCGGAAGAAGTGGACCGCCTTGAGAAGGAGTTGGTCGCCGAGGGAAAACGCGAGGAGACGTTGCGCAACATGCTGACAAACGGGACGAACTATGAAGAGTATTTGAAGAAAAAGTTGCGGATGTCCCGCGCTACCTGCAAGGATATGCGTGATAAGTGGATGAAGGAAGCAGCCCAAAATTACAGCCACCACGATTGCTACACCGCTATTCGTCGCGATATGCAGAACCTGAAGTTGGATAATCGCGAGAAAGGCGAGAAAATTAGACAGCTGGAACGGCGCCTGCGCAGCCTCGAAGAGAAGAAGTGTGTCGAGTGCCCGAGGCTGTCCTACCAGCTTCGGCATTGCAGGCGTAAAATGTTTGCAGCTCAGCGTCAAGCCGCACAGCAAAAGTGTTACACCAGTCTGGTTCATTCATTCCTACATGTGTTTTTGCTCCCATACTATGTTTTGCTGTTCGCTGCTTCTACCATGAGAGAGTGTTACTTCGTCGTAACACGGTAG